In Luteitalea sp. TBR-22, one genomic interval encodes:
- a CDS encoding sugar phosphate isomerase/epimerase, which produces MSVPTSRRAFLSTAAAAVAVATVHGQGTAKAPASLPRPVPLGLDNFAVRASNWKATRLLEYATTVGADSVFISDLDAFESLEDAALKKLREDAAARSLTIHVGTWSVCPTSKAFRPANGTAQEQLAKVIRVAQQVGSPVARVVLGTWEDRLTPGGIGRHMDSLVAVLKGGRSQALDAGVKIAVENHAGDMRADELAALVEMAGRDFVGVNYDSGNSLWTLENPLDALEALAPYIVTTSLRDGVVTEIPTGCRVKWTAMGDGQVDFARFMPRFAELCPGIPVHIETISGVGRDIPFLDDAFWAAWPRLEGQSLARFLRIMRRKAPMATTTSKPNDPLEQRRELERSLAYCKTLGLGLRVAKISQG; this is translated from the coding sequence GTGTCAGTCCCGACCTCCCGCCGCGCCTTTCTCTCCACCGCCGCCGCCGCGGTCGCCGTCGCCACCGTGCACGGCCAGGGCACCGCGAAGGCGCCCGCCAGCCTTCCCAGGCCGGTCCCCCTCGGCTTGGACAACTTCGCCGTCCGCGCCAGCAACTGGAAGGCGACGCGGCTGCTGGAGTACGCGACGACGGTCGGCGCCGACTCGGTGTTCATCAGCGACCTCGACGCCTTCGAGTCCCTCGAGGACGCGGCGCTGAAGAAGCTGCGCGAGGACGCGGCCGCCCGTAGCCTCACCATCCACGTCGGCACGTGGAGCGTATGCCCCACCAGCAAGGCGTTCCGCCCGGCCAACGGCACGGCGCAGGAGCAGCTGGCGAAGGTGATCCGGGTGGCGCAGCAGGTGGGCTCGCCCGTCGCGCGCGTCGTGCTCGGCACGTGGGAGGACCGGCTGACGCCCGGTGGCATCGGCCGCCACATGGACAGCCTGGTGGCCGTGCTCAAGGGCGGGCGGTCGCAGGCGCTCGATGCCGGCGTGAAGATCGCCGTCGAGAACCACGCCGGCGACATGCGCGCCGACGAGCTCGCCGCGCTCGTCGAGATGGCGGGCCGCGACTTCGTGGGCGTGAACTACGACTCGGGCAACTCGCTCTGGACCCTCGAGAACCCGCTCGACGCCCTCGAGGCCCTCGCCCCCTACATCGTGACGACCAGCCTCCGCGATGGCGTGGTCACCGAGATCCCCACCGGCTGCCGCGTCAAGTGGACCGCGATGGGCGATGGGCAGGTCGACTTCGCGCGCTTCATGCCGCGCTTCGCGGAGCTGTGTCCCGGCATCCCGGTGCACATCGAGACGATCTCCGGCGTCGGCCGCGACATCCCGTTCCTCGACGACGCGTTCTGGGCCGCGTGGCCGCGGCTCGAGGGCCAGAGCCTCGCGCGCTTCCTGCGGATCATGCGGCGCAAGGCGCCGATGGCGACCACGACGAGCAAGCCGAACGACCCGCTCGAGCAGCGCCGCGAGCTCGAGCGCAGCCTGGCGTATTGCAAGACACTCGGCCTCGGCCTGCGGGTGGCGAAGATCAGCCAGGGGTAG
- a CDS encoding sulfatase has product MARIGRMGRWVWLAAVVALLLSAPLARAQASKPRNIVFILTDDHRYDALGVINHPLARTPNMDTLARGGAHMRNAFVTTALCSPSRASILTGTYAHTHGVVDNFTPIPPALPNVGQLLKAAGYQTALVGKWHIGNEDDKPQPGFDRWVSFRGQGEYLPRAGATMLNVDGTRVPQKGYITDELTDYAVQWLEQTSRDKPFFLYLSHKGVHAEFVPADRHKGSLKDVPVPAPATMSPEAAVSGRFPTWVRNQRNSWHGVEFPYHSTLDVAEYYRRYMETLRAVDDSVGRVLDWLKKTGQMENTLVIYMGDNGFAFGEHGLIDKRTAFDWSMRVPMLVYAPGLVKPGQQIDRVVANIDIAPTMLDLAGAARPTHMQGESMLPILRDAKAPWRTSLLYEYYWEWSFPQTPTQFALRGERYKYVFTHGVWDVDMFFDLQADPQEAHNLAEDPAHQKTIQAMRAELFGMLEKTGGLKIPLYMPRMGQSRLRNPAGSPAAPFPDALIRKP; this is encoded by the coding sequence ATGGCACGGATCGGCCGGATGGGTAGGTGGGTGTGGTTGGCTGCGGTTGTTGCGTTGCTCCTGAGCGCCCCACTCGCGCGGGCGCAGGCGAGCAAGCCGCGCAACATCGTCTTCATCCTCACCGACGACCATCGCTACGACGCGCTCGGCGTGATCAACCACCCGCTGGCGCGGACGCCGAACATGGACACGCTCGCCAGGGGCGGCGCGCACATGCGCAACGCCTTCGTGACGACCGCGCTCTGCTCGCCGTCGCGCGCCTCGATCCTCACCGGCACCTACGCGCACACGCACGGCGTGGTGGACAACTTCACGCCGATCCCGCCGGCGCTCCCCAACGTCGGCCAGTTGCTGAAGGCCGCCGGCTACCAGACGGCGCTCGTCGGCAAGTGGCACATCGGCAACGAGGACGACAAGCCGCAGCCCGGGTTCGACCGCTGGGTGAGCTTCCGTGGCCAGGGCGAGTACCTGCCGCGCGCCGGCGCCACGATGCTCAACGTCGACGGCACCCGCGTGCCGCAGAAGGGCTACATCACCGACGAACTCACCGACTACGCGGTGCAGTGGCTCGAGCAGACCTCGCGCGACAAGCCGTTCTTCCTGTATCTCTCGCACAAGGGCGTGCACGCCGAATTCGTGCCCGCCGACCGCCACAAGGGGTCGCTGAAGGACGTGCCGGTGCCTGCCCCGGCGACGATGTCCCCGGAGGCCGCCGTGTCGGGGCGGTTCCCGACGTGGGTGCGCAACCAACGCAACAGCTGGCATGGGGTGGAGTTCCCGTACCACTCGACGCTCGATGTCGCCGAGTACTACCGCCGCTACATGGAGACGTTGCGCGCCGTGGACGACAGTGTCGGCCGCGTGCTCGACTGGCTGAAGAAGACCGGCCAGATGGAGAACACGCTGGTCATCTACATGGGCGACAACGGCTTCGCGTTCGGCGAGCACGGCCTGATCGACAAGCGCACGGCGTTCGATTGGTCGATGCGCGTGCCGATGCTGGTGTACGCGCCCGGCCTCGTCAAGCCGGGCCAGCAGATCGACCGCGTGGTGGCCAACATCGACATCGCCCCGACGATGCTCGACCTCGCGGGGGCGGCGCGACCGACGCACATGCAGGGCGAGAGCATGCTGCCGATCCTGCGCGACGCGAAGGCGCCGTGGCGGACGTCGCTGCTCTACGAGTACTACTGGGAATGGAGCTTCCCGCAGACGCCGACGCAGTTCGCGCTGCGCGGCGAGCGCTACAAGTACGTCTTCACGCACGGCGTCTGGGACGTCGACATGTTCTTCGACCTGCAGGCCGACCCGCAGGAAGCGCACAACCTGGCCGAGGATCCCGCGCACCAGAAGACGATCCAGGCGATGCGCGCCGAGCTGTTCGGGATGCTCGAGAAGACCGGCGGCCTGAAGATCCCGCTCTACATGCCGCGCATGGGCCAGAGCCGCCTGCGCAACCCGGCGGGCTCGCCAGCCGCGCCGTTTCCCGACGCGTTGATCAGGAAGCCGTAG
- a CDS encoding contact-dependent growth inhibition system immunity protein has translation MSLKGPMEWEQLASLCGGHLHQDFVAEHGSAQKAVQAWLAEASRDDAMELSSEWRSFLNVTHGMSLEARAAALRELAGGSWAPANELEFEVVSALLLNAWRA, from the coding sequence ATGAGCCTGAAGGGGCCGATGGAGTGGGAACAGCTCGCGTCGCTGTGCGGCGGCCACCTGCACCAGGATTTCGTCGCCGAGCACGGCTCGGCCCAGAAGGCGGTGCAGGCCTGGCTGGCCGAGGCGAGCCGCGACGACGCGATGGAGTTGTCGTCGGAGTGGCGCTCGTTCCTCAACGTGACGCACGGCATGAGCCTGGAGGCGCGCGCCGCGGCGCTGCGCGAGCTGGCCGGCGGGTCATGGGCGCCGGCCAACGAGCTCGAGTTCGAGGTGGTGTCGGCGCTGCTGCTGAACGCCTGGCGCGCCTGA
- a CDS encoding RNase A-like domain-containing protein: MLSLAGACSSQPSSPPAPATPPVASVPRGDGAAPPQERTAPRAVEPRSGVQPEAAWTVDLERDEQRGGHTLARHVGRTDAQLKARLARESISAASTYFDRETAERIIARALADNEARVRRWIDKRGARSNLAIRYRARDGLPTGRVLRRGAEASEATEGAVVVLRWRGEDWYVLTSYPEDVR, from the coding sequence GTGCTGTCGCTGGCCGGCGCGTGCTCGTCGCAACCCTCGTCGCCACCCGCGCCGGCGACGCCGCCGGTGGCAAGCGTGCCGCGCGGCGACGGCGCCGCGCCACCACAGGAACGCACGGCTCCGCGAGCCGTCGAACCGCGCAGCGGCGTGCAGCCCGAGGCCGCCTGGACGGTCGATCTCGAGCGCGACGAGCAGCGTGGCGGCCACACGCTGGCCCGCCACGTCGGCCGCACTGATGCGCAGCTGAAGGCCCGGCTCGCCCGTGAGTCGATTTCAGCGGCCTCGACCTACTTCGATCGGGAGACCGCCGAGCGGATCATCGCGCGCGCCCTGGCCGACAACGAGGCGCGTGTCCGGCGCTGGATCGACAAGCGCGGCGCGCGATCGAACCTCGCGATCCGCTACCGCGCCCGCGACGGCTTGCCGACCGGTCGCGTGTTGCGCCGCGGCGCCGAGGCATCGGAGGCGACAGAGGGGGCGGTGGTGGTGCTGCGCTGGCGGGGCGAGGACTGGTACGTGCTGACGTCGTACCCGGAGGACGTGCGATGA
- a CDS encoding N-acetylmannosamine-6-phosphate 2-epimerase, with protein sequence MTNAHAQQLIAHLRNRLIVSCQAPAESPLHDPYVIARLALAAERHGAGGVRIDSPSHVAATRALVSVPIIGIHKQVHDGSSVYITPTCSAAAGVIEAGADIIAVDATQRHRPHGERLADIIGIIRAHGRLVMADVATEAQGLAAADLGVDLIATTLSGYTEDSVRHPGPDLTLVERLATGTRLPVIAEGRLRTANDVRQAFRAGAYAVVVGGAITGIDAMVEHFVQATPSALAETRDA encoded by the coding sequence GTGACCAACGCCCATGCCCAGCAACTGATCGCCCACCTGCGCAACCGCCTGATCGTCTCGTGCCAGGCGCCTGCCGAGTCGCCCCTTCACGATCCGTACGTGATTGCGCGGCTGGCGCTGGCGGCAGAGCGGCACGGCGCCGGCGGCGTCCGGATCGATTCGCCGAGCCACGTGGCGGCCACACGCGCGCTCGTGAGCGTGCCGATCATCGGCATCCACAAGCAGGTGCACGACGGCTCTTCGGTGTACATCACGCCGACCTGCAGCGCCGCGGCCGGCGTGATCGAGGCCGGCGCCGACATCATCGCGGTCGACGCGACGCAGCGGCACCGGCCGCACGGCGAGCGCCTGGCCGACATCATCGGCATCATCCGCGCCCACGGTCGCCTCGTGATGGCCGACGTGGCCACCGAAGCGCAGGGCCTGGCGGCGGCCGACCTCGGGGTCGATCTCATCGCCACGACGCTCTCCGGGTACACCGAGGACAGCGTGCGACACCCGGGTCCCGACCTCACGCTGGTGGAGCGGCTCGCGACGGGCACCCGGCTGCCGGTCATCGCCGAGGGACGCCTTCGCACCGCCAACGACGTGCGCCAGGCGTTCCGCGCCGGGGCCTACGCCGTGGTGGTCGGCGGCGCGATCACCGGCATCGATGCGATGGTGGAGCATTTCGTCCAGGCCACGCCGTCCGCACTGGCCGAGACGCGCGATGCGTAG
- a CDS encoding BadF/BadG/BcrA/BcrD ATPase family protein translates to MSSIRDADRQLTPTRQTPDSRPTPDSRLPTPGTRELFLGIDGGQTGTQAVLVDGTGRVLGRGAAGPSNHVEMPGGRERLRAAVIDSSNGALSAAGLGRVDAVAFEAVYCAMTGEADFKTEIITPIFQSRVVRVEHDAPAALAGGTLGDPGIIVIAGTGSVVYGEDAEGRSARAGGWGYVFGDEGSGFGLAREGIRAGLEALDGVGPQTALVPVLTRRFALADLRLLPMVMYNGHVSRDGVAAAARDVLDTWQAGDGVAGRVVASGIEALASRVRSIAERLALVAPRVCLSGGVFRSGAYAEAFRVAVVSQLPGATVEPASLSPAEGAALLALRAAGRPLTDALRAALVNSSRVLPEP, encoded by the coding sequence ATGTCGAGCATCCGGGACGCTGACCGACAGCTGACTCCCACCCGTCAGACTCCCGACTCCCGACCGACTCCCGACTCCCGACTCCCGACTCCCGGTACGCGTGAGCTCTTCCTCGGCATCGACGGCGGGCAGACCGGCACGCAGGCCGTGCTGGTGGACGGCACAGGACGCGTCCTCGGGCGTGGCGCGGCCGGGCCGTCCAATCACGTGGAGATGCCGGGCGGGCGCGAGCGGCTGCGGGCGGCGGTCATCGACAGTTCCAACGGGGCTCTCTCGGCCGCCGGTCTCGGACGCGTCGACGCCGTGGCCTTCGAGGCCGTCTACTGCGCGATGACGGGCGAGGCCGACTTCAAGACGGAGATCATCACGCCGATCTTCCAATCGCGCGTCGTGCGGGTGGAGCATGACGCCCCGGCGGCTCTCGCCGGCGGCACGCTGGGGGATCCCGGAATCATCGTGATCGCGGGCACCGGGTCGGTGGTGTACGGCGAGGATGCCGAGGGACGGTCGGCGCGGGCTGGCGGCTGGGGCTACGTGTTCGGCGACGAAGGCAGCGGCTTCGGGCTGGCGCGGGAAGGTATTCGCGCGGGGCTCGAGGCGCTCGACGGCGTCGGCCCCCAGACAGCGCTCGTGCCGGTCTTGACCAGGCGCTTTGCGTTGGCGGATCTGCGCCTGCTCCCCATGGTGATGTACAACGGCCACGTGAGCCGCGATGGCGTGGCTGCCGCCGCCCGCGACGTGCTCGACACGTGGCAGGCCGGCGATGGCGTGGCCGGGCGCGTGGTCGCGTCCGGCATCGAGGCGCTGGCGTCACGGGTGCGCTCGATCGCCGAGCGACTGGCGCTGGTCGCGCCGCGCGTCTGCCTGTCAGGGGGCGTGTTCAGATCGGGCGCCTATGCCGAGGCGTTCCGGGTCGCGGTCGTGTCGCAGCTGCCCGGCGCAACGGTCGAACCGGCGAGCCTGAGCCCCGCGGAAGGGGCCGCGCTGCTGGCGTTAAGGGCCGCCGGGCGACCGCTGACCGATGCGCTGCGGGCTGCCCTGGTGAATTCGTCCCGGGTGCTTCCCGAGCCCTGA
- a CDS encoding FAD-dependent oxidoreductase encodes MDDVLVVGGGNAGCTAAIAAARLGARVRLVERYGFLGGTATAALVAPWMTYHAGVAGEEGRVTGGLAQEFVERLVAMGASPGHIPDASDYVPTITPFDPEAHKWLLMAMCEEAGVQLLLHATFLDAVMDGPRIAGIRVQTVSGPRELLATRVIDCTADALVSHAAGVPCEQGNAEGLVQPMTMMFRLSHVRLDETAAWLREHPDQVRTSLPPAQFSADSLTAIAGFWDAWKAAQAAGEVDIPREIVSVFRGAYADEVSVNMTRVTGLDPLDADDLTRAEVETRRQVMQLVRFFRSRVPGFGHCRLAATPAQVGVRESRRIVGEYQLTGDDLLHARAFPDAVARSAYPIDIHNPKGSGTTTVRLQAGKTYEIPYRCLVPLRVDDLLVAGRCISVTHEALASTRLTPTIMTLGQAAATAAVQGLQAGVPPRRVDTDALRASLVAQGVDLRRPEPSAT; translated from the coding sequence GTGGATGACGTGCTCGTCGTCGGCGGCGGCAACGCCGGGTGCACCGCCGCCATCGCGGCGGCGCGGCTGGGCGCGCGCGTGCGCCTCGTCGAGCGCTACGGGTTCCTCGGCGGCACGGCGACGGCGGCGCTGGTGGCGCCCTGGATGACCTACCACGCCGGCGTGGCCGGCGAGGAGGGCCGCGTCACGGGTGGACTCGCGCAGGAGTTCGTCGAACGGCTCGTCGCGATGGGCGCCTCGCCAGGGCACATCCCCGACGCCTCCGATTACGTCCCCACCATCACGCCCTTCGACCCCGAGGCGCACAAGTGGCTGCTCATGGCCATGTGCGAGGAGGCCGGCGTGCAGTTGCTGCTGCACGCGACCTTCCTCGATGCGGTCATGGACGGCCCGCGCATCGCCGGCATCCGGGTGCAGACGGTGTCCGGGCCGCGCGAGCTGCTCGCGACGCGCGTCATCGATTGCACGGCCGATGCGCTCGTGTCGCATGCCGCCGGCGTGCCGTGCGAGCAGGGCAATGCCGAGGGCCTCGTGCAGCCGATGACGATGATGTTCCGGCTGAGCCACGTGCGCCTCGACGAGACCGCGGCCTGGCTGCGGGAGCATCCGGACCAGGTGCGCACGAGCCTGCCGCCGGCGCAGTTCTCGGCCGACTCGCTCACCGCCATCGCCGGCTTCTGGGACGCCTGGAAGGCGGCGCAGGCGGCCGGAGAGGTGGACATCCCGCGCGAGATCGTCAGCGTGTTCCGTGGCGCGTACGCCGACGAGGTGAGCGTCAACATGACGCGGGTCACCGGGCTCGATCCGCTCGATGCCGACGACCTCACGCGCGCCGAGGTGGAGACGCGGCGCCAGGTGATGCAGCTGGTGCGGTTCTTCAGGTCGCGGGTGCCCGGCTTCGGGCACTGCCGCCTGGCCGCGACGCCCGCCCAGGTCGGCGTGCGCGAGAGCCGGCGCATCGTCGGCGAGTACCAGCTCACCGGCGACGACCTGCTGCACGCCCGCGCCTTCCCCGACGCGGTGGCCCGCAGCGCCTATCCCATCGACATCCACAACCCGAAGGGGTCGGGCACCACCACGGTGCGGCTCCAGGCCGGGAAGACGTACGAGATTCCTTACCGCTGCCTGGTGCCCCTGCGGGTGGACGACCTGCTGGTGGCCGGGCGCTGCATCTCGGTGACGCACGAGGCGCTCGCCTCGACGCGACTCACCCCGACGATCATGACGCTCGGCCAGGCTGCCGCGACCGCCGCGGTGCAGGGGCTGCAGGCGGGCGTCCCTCCCCGGCGCGTGGACACCGACGCCCTGCGTGCCTCGCTGGTGGCGCAGGGTGTGGACCTGCGCCGCCCCGAGCCGTCCGCCACGTGA
- a CDS encoding hydantoinase/oxoprolinase family protein, whose protein sequence is MVPVSRLRIGIDVGGTFTDVVAVDADTFALVAQLKVPTTHHAPEGVARGIVDGLQQMLRQLAARPADVVFIAHSTTQATNALLEGDVARVGIVGAGRHGERWKARIDTRVPPVPLAPGKALRAVHAFAPIDDPAAPGAAIGAALDTLQAAGVEVIVASEPFAVDDPSVEVAIADAARARGLWATAGHEVASLYGLRTRTRTALLNAAVLPRMVGTATMTARSVEEAGIAAPLMIMRSDGGVMTVDEVARRPIQTMLSGPAAGIAGALMHEQVSDGIFIEVGGTSADISVIRDGQPQMRPARVGGHRTFLNTLDVRTLAIAGGSMVRVSGGALVDVGPRSAHIAGVGYACFAPAGAFDGPVEVTSVCPLEGDPADYVVLVAGGARYALTPTCAANAAGVVPADAFAKADRSTAERAFAVLAASIGQDGAALARAVLDRACGKVVAQVRALVEEYRLSASAVDLVGGGGGAASLVPHTGALMGVPWRLARQAEVISPLGVALAMVRDTIERTIVDPTPADVLRVRQEAVDAAVRNGALAETIDVQVEVDARRNLVRAVAAGSAELRRGGAADRQGDATTRRAAAARSMHRPVGDVRVVASTAAFDVFAGEPPSGLWWAPWRHAASELRVVDATGVVRLQRQDATVRVSTASALEADLRGVLDALADFGDAGRTIPDVHLLVGPRIVNLAGLADEGQILGLAAVEVRGREDDAPVVIIATARR, encoded by the coding sequence GTGGTTCCTGTGAGCCGGCTGCGCATCGGCATCGACGTCGGCGGCACGTTCACCGACGTGGTCGCGGTCGACGCCGACACGTTCGCGCTGGTCGCGCAGCTGAAGGTGCCGACGACGCATCACGCCCCCGAGGGCGTGGCGCGCGGCATCGTCGACGGCCTGCAGCAGATGCTCCGGCAACTCGCCGCCCGGCCAGCCGACGTGGTCTTCATCGCGCACTCGACCACGCAGGCCACCAACGCGCTGCTCGAGGGCGACGTCGCCCGCGTCGGCATCGTCGGCGCCGGTCGCCACGGCGAGCGCTGGAAGGCGCGGATCGACACGCGCGTCCCACCCGTGCCGCTCGCGCCCGGCAAGGCGCTGCGAGCCGTGCACGCGTTCGCGCCGATCGACGATCCCGCGGCGCCGGGGGCGGCCATCGGTGCGGCCCTCGACACCCTGCAGGCGGCCGGGGTCGAGGTCATCGTGGCGAGCGAGCCGTTCGCGGTCGACGATCCCTCGGTGGAGGTCGCGATTGCCGACGCCGCCCGGGCCCGTGGACTCTGGGCGACGGCCGGACACGAGGTCGCATCGCTCTACGGATTGCGCACCCGCACCCGCACCGCCCTGCTCAACGCCGCGGTCCTGCCGCGGATGGTCGGCACCGCGACGATGACGGCACGATCGGTGGAGGAGGCGGGCATCGCCGCGCCCCTGATGATCATGCGGTCCGACGGCGGCGTGATGACCGTCGACGAGGTGGCGCGACGCCCCATCCAGACGATGCTCTCGGGGCCGGCGGCGGGCATCGCCGGCGCCCTGATGCACGAGCAGGTGTCCGACGGCATCTTCATCGAGGTGGGCGGCACGAGCGCCGACATCTCGGTGATCCGCGACGGGCAACCACAGATGCGGCCGGCGCGGGTCGGCGGCCACCGCACGTTCCTGAACACGCTCGACGTCCGGACGCTGGCGATCGCCGGCGGCAGCATGGTCCGGGTGAGCGGGGGGGCGCTCGTCGACGTCGGGCCGAGGTCGGCGCACATCGCGGGCGTCGGCTATGCCTGCTTCGCGCCAGCGGGCGCCTTCGACGGGCCCGTCGAGGTGACGTCGGTGTGCCCGCTCGAGGGCGATCCGGCCGACTACGTGGTGCTGGTGGCCGGCGGCGCCCGCTACGCGCTGACGCCGACCTGTGCGGCCAATGCGGCTGGCGTGGTGCCCGCTGACGCCTTCGCGAAGGCCGATCGATCGACGGCGGAGCGCGCGTTCGCAGTGCTCGCCGCGTCGATAGGCCAGGACGGCGCTGCCCTGGCGCGCGCCGTGCTCGACCGCGCGTGCGGGAAGGTGGTGGCGCAGGTCAGGGCCCTGGTGGAGGAGTACCGGCTGTCTGCGTCGGCCGTGGACCTGGTGGGCGGTGGGGGAGGCGCCGCCTCGTTGGTGCCGCACACGGGCGCGTTGATGGGCGTGCCGTGGCGGCTGGCCCGCCAGGCCGAGGTGATCTCGCCGCTCGGCGTCGCGCTCGCGATGGTGCGCGACACCATCGAGCGCACGATCGTCGACCCCACCCCGGCCGACGTCCTGCGCGTGCGGCAGGAGGCCGTCGACGCGGCCGTGCGCAATGGCGCGCTTGCCGAGACCATCGACGTGCAGGTCGAGGTGGATGCGCGCCGCAATCTCGTGCGTGCCGTCGCGGCGGGCTCGGCGGAGCTGCGGCGGGGCGGCGCCGCCGATCGGCAGGGCGATGCGACCACGCGCCGGGCGGCCGCGGCCCGATCGATGCATCGGCCGGTCGGCGACGTGCGCGTCGTCGCCTCCACGGCAGCGTTCGACGTCTTCGCGGGCGAGCCACCGTCCGGCCTCTGGTGGGCGCCCTGGCGCCACGCCGCTTCGGAGCTGCGCGTCGTCGATGCCACGGGCGTGGTCCGGTTGCAGCGCCAGGACGCGACCGTGCGGGTGTCGACGGCGTCGGCGCTCGAGGCGGATCTGCGCGGCGTGCTCGACGCGCTGGCCGACTTCGGCGATGCCGGCCGCACGATTCCCGACGTCCACCTCCTCGTCGGCCCGCGCATCGTCAACCTCGCGGGACTGGCTGACGAAGGGCAGATCCTGGGCCTCGCTGCCGTCGAGGTGCGCGGCCGCGAGGACGACGCACCGGTGGTCATCATCGCCACGGCGCGGCGGTGA
- a CDS encoding DUF4127 family protein, with translation MPTLQRVGRVAWLLLALLWAWPLAAQPTEAPPMPKKLRIALVPLDDRPVCLQYPQMMAPLAYAEVVAPPIGTLGRFTTPGDTVAVARWLRAQDWSRVDALIVSIDMLAYGGLVASRVHGVDEPTALARLAVLDEIARAHPDLPVYAFSTLMRLAPTADGLNEAYREKLARWAEVSADPRSPAERDEVAALESAVPAAALADYRRARARNRAVNLASVQRTASGVIDYLVVSQDDAKPRGVHLADRAAVTTAASGRNLVGRVGIQPGADEVAMLLLARAVLEARHLTPTMRATFSSEAARTMVAPFEDRQLHETVDFQLVAAGARRSRLGDPADLHLFVFASRHDAGAPRQFASDIVKAVAAGDRVIVADVDPKGDVQGASPAFTEALLEARVFPKLYGYASWNTAGNTIGTAIPHGLLAWAGATLATRCTSPAFTALGDAQVTFMLHRLVNDYAYQGVLRPEVNADLRKAGRTSLWLKDHAPEVAARLREALAPKLAEYARAFMPGYMPPAPRVTDLGVSVGAPRDLEVRLPWDRTFEAAITFDVPVSALMGPARRLPACVPTP, from the coding sequence ATGCCGACACTGCAGCGCGTGGGGCGCGTCGCGTGGCTCCTGTTGGCGCTGCTGTGGGCGTGGCCCCTCGCGGCGCAGCCGACCGAGGCGCCGCCGATGCCGAAGAAGCTGCGCATCGCGCTGGTCCCGCTCGACGACCGGCCGGTGTGCCTGCAGTACCCGCAGATGATGGCGCCGCTCGCGTACGCGGAGGTGGTCGCGCCGCCGATCGGGACGCTGGGCCGGTTCACCACGCCCGGGGACACTGTCGCCGTGGCGCGCTGGCTGCGCGCGCAGGACTGGTCGCGGGTCGACGCGCTGATCGTCTCCATCGACATGCTGGCGTACGGGGGGCTGGTCGCCTCGCGCGTGCACGGCGTCGACGAGCCGACGGCGCTCGCGCGGCTCGCCGTGCTCGACGAGATCGCCAGGGCCCATCCCGACCTGCCCGTGTACGCCTTCAGCACGCTGATGCGCCTGGCGCCGACCGCCGACGGCCTCAACGAGGCGTACCGTGAGAAGTTGGCGCGCTGGGCCGAGGTCTCTGCCGACCCGCGCTCGCCGGCCGAGCGCGACGAGGTCGCGGCGCTCGAGTCGGCCGTTCCCGCCGCGGCGCTGGCCGACTACCGCCGCGCCCGCGCCCGCAATCGCGCCGTGAACCTGGCATCCGTGCAGCGCACGGCGTCAGGCGTGATCGATTACCTGGTCGTGTCGCAGGACGACGCCAAGCCGCGCGGCGTGCACCTGGCGGACCGGGCGGCGGTGACGACGGCGGCGTCGGGGCGCAACCTGGTGGGCCGTGTCGGAATTCAGCCGGGCGCCGATGAGGTCGCGATGCTGCTGCTCGCGCGCGCCGTGCTCGAGGCCCGCCACCTCACGCCGACCATGCGCGCGACGTTCTCGTCGGAGGCGGCGCGCACCATGGTGGCGCCGTTCGAGGACCGCCAGTTGCACGAGACCGTCGATTTCCAGTTGGTGGCTGCGGGCGCCCGGCGCTCGCGCCTCGGCGATCCCGCCGACCTGCACCTGTTCGTCTTCGCCTCTCGCCATGACGCGGGCGCGCCCCGGCAGTTCGCCTCCGACATCGTCAAGGCCGTCGCGGCGGGAGACCGGGTGATCGTCGCCGACGTGGATCCGAAGGGCGACGTGCAGGGCGCGTCGCCCGCGTTCACCGAGGCGCTTCTCGAGGCCAGGGTCTTCCCGAAGCTGTACGGGTACGCGTCCTGGAACACGGCAGGCAACACCATCGGCACCGCGATCCCCCACGGCCTGCTCGCGTGGGCCGGGGCCACGCTGGCCACCCGCTGCACGAGCCCCGCGTTCACGGCCCTCGGCGATGCCCAGGTCACCTTCATGCTGCATCGCCTCGTCAACGACTACGCCTATCAGGGCGTGTTGCGGCCCGAGGTCAACGCCGACCTGCGCAAGGCCGGCCGCACGTCGCTCTGGCTGAAGGACCACGCACCGGAGGTCGCGGCGCGCCTGCGTGAGGCGCTGGCGCCGAAGCTGGCCGAGTACGCGCGCGCCTTCATGCCCGGCTACATGCCGCCCGCGCCGCGCGTGACCGATCTCGGCGTGAGCGTCGGCGCCCCGCGCGACCTCGAGGTGCGCCTGCCCTGGGACCGCACCTTCGAGGCGGCCATCACCTTCGACGTGCCGGTCTCGGCCTTGATGGGGCCGGCCCGGCGCCTGCCCGCCTGCGTGCCGACACCGTGA